A region of Ornithorhynchus anatinus isolate Pmale09 chromosome 5, mOrnAna1.pri.v4, whole genome shotgun sequence DNA encodes the following proteins:
- the FAM187B gene encoding protein FAM187B, with protein MALAVAMAATTRLLLLLVLGSHGCRSILCPGGGEPCRLAFVSHNPAMLPCAAAPRAAWAFRPLTPGLGAPSGLLPPGAAVVASGALRLDRPTPNASGLYRCRDRDGHTRALYEVDFQPAEALRLSHAGLGQRALGPEPVRGQESAGVGAAGSGVGAALLTRWGPWQRCSRCGAPGERKRLGLCFALRPPGGPRPCGLAQPPGRGRGPELRIEPCWEPCDAAGPAPGPLLVAGRYEVPQGGGAIWLTCPSGSIYRPVAWLGESRALTWLEQLQPNASDSPGPVLDPATGGSRLRVSSPGLYRCFVGQRLAGRFVLARPGPPPPDPAELRRAQAAVEALLAASGAALLALLALSAGAACGGGGGGGGGPHRK; from the exons ATGGCGCTGGCTGTGGCCATGGCCGCCACCACccggctcctgctcctcctggttTTGGGGTCCCATGGGTGCCGGTCCATCTTGTGCCCCGGTGGCGGGGAGCCCTGCCGCCTGGCCTTCGTGTCGCACAACCCCGCCATGCTCCCttgcgccgccgccccccgggctgCCTGGGCCTTCCGCCCCCTGACCCCAGGCCTCGGGGCGCCGTCGGGCCTCCTCCCGCCCGGGGCCGCCGTGGTGGCGTCTGGCGCCCTCCGCCTCGACCGGCCCACGCCCAATGCATCTGGCCTCTACCGCTGCCGGGACCGAGACGGACACACGCGCGCGCTCTACGAGGTGGACTTCCAGCCGGCCGAGGCCCTGCGGCTCAGCCACGCGGGGCTGGGCCAGCGGGCCCTGGGCCCCGAGCCGGTGCGGGGGCAGGAGTCGGCCGGGGTCGGGGCtgcggggtcaggggtcggggcggCGCTGTTGACACGCTGGGGGCCGTGGCAGCGGTGTAGCCGGTGTGGGGCCCCGGGCGAGCGGAAGCGGCTGGGCCTCTGCTTCGCGTTGCGTCCCCCTGGCGGCCCGCGGCCATGCGGCCTGGCCCAGCCTCCGGGGCGCGGCCGGGGGCCCGAGCTCAGGATCGAGCCCTGCTGGGAGCCCTGCGATGCCGCCGGACCCGCACCCGGACCCCTGCTGGTCGCAGGCCGCTACGAGGTCCCCCAGGGCGGCGGGGCCATCTGGCTGACCTGTCCCTCGGGCTCCATTTACAG GCCTGTGGCCTGGCTGGGCGAGTCCCGAGCCCTGACGTGGCTGGAACAGCTGCAGCCCAACGCGTCGGACTCGCCGGGCCCCGTCCTGGACCCGGCCACGGGCGGCAGCCGCCTCCGCGTCTCCTCCCCCGGCCTCTACCGCTGCTTCGTGGGCCAGAGGCTGGCGGGTCGCTTCGTGCTGgcgcggcccgggcccccgccgccggaCCCGGCCGAGCTGCGCCGGGCGCAGGCCGCGGTAGAGGCGCTGCTGGCCGCCAGCGGGGCGGCTCTGCTGGCCCTTCTGGCCCTGAGTGCGGGGGCCGCctgcggagggggcggcgggggcggcgggggcccccaCAGGAAATAA